Proteins from a single region of Streptomyces sp. HUAS 15-9:
- a CDS encoding ATP-binding protein, producing MPEAAAAPIDDPRPPRKLYRSSDGRWLGGVARGLAGHLGLPVIWVRLVFVGLLMADGLGALLYAAFWFFVPLGVGGVGGQKPPSLVSTETSPDGRRRLVTRKPDKGQIVALLLMVVVAMVFVSNVNLGSGAKAYLLPAVLVGAGVALVWRQADNARRARWVEVGSRRRTLTLLRTGGGVLLVTAGVSGIFVLQGSAAHLGSVLQAALAVLVGITLLAGPYLVRMTQDLSEERLMRIRAQERAEVAAHVHDSVLHTLTLIQRNADNANEVRRLARAQERDLRTWLYKPEGTGKDEADEPDSLADAVRRNAAEVEDKHGVPIEVVVVGDCPLDERIAAQMQAAREAMVNAAKYGGEGGAVQVYAEVEGRTVFVSVRDRGPGFDLDSIPADRMGVRESIIGRMERNGGTARLRSAPDGGTEVELEMERAEKTS from the coding sequence ATGCCGGAAGCCGCAGCAGCGCCCATCGACGACCCGCGGCCACCGCGCAAGCTCTACCGCAGCAGCGACGGCCGCTGGCTCGGTGGTGTCGCGCGGGGCCTCGCCGGGCACCTCGGGCTGCCCGTGATCTGGGTGCGGCTGGTCTTCGTCGGCCTGCTCATGGCCGACGGCCTCGGCGCGCTGCTGTACGCCGCGTTCTGGTTCTTCGTGCCGCTCGGCGTCGGCGGCGTCGGCGGCCAGAAGCCGCCGTCCCTGGTCAGCACGGAGACCTCGCCGGACGGCCGGCGCAGACTCGTCACCCGCAAACCCGACAAGGGCCAGATCGTCGCGCTGCTCCTCATGGTCGTCGTGGCCATGGTCTTCGTCAGCAACGTCAACCTGGGCAGCGGAGCCAAGGCGTACCTCCTGCCCGCCGTCCTGGTCGGCGCGGGCGTAGCCCTGGTCTGGCGCCAGGCGGACAACGCCCGCCGGGCCCGCTGGGTCGAGGTCGGCAGCCGCCGCCGCACCCTGACCCTGCTGCGCACCGGCGGCGGCGTCCTGCTCGTCACCGCGGGCGTCTCCGGCATCTTCGTCCTGCAGGGCTCCGCCGCCCACCTCGGCTCGGTCCTCCAGGCCGCCCTCGCGGTCCTCGTCGGCATAACGCTGCTCGCCGGGCCGTACCTCGTGCGGATGACCCAGGACCTCTCCGAGGAGCGTCTGATGCGTATCCGCGCCCAGGAGCGCGCCGAGGTCGCCGCCCACGTCCACGACTCGGTGCTGCACACCCTCACCCTGATCCAGCGCAACGCGGATAACGCGAACGAGGTGCGCCGCCTCGCCCGCGCCCAGGAACGCGACCTGCGCACCTGGCTGTACAAACCCGAGGGCACCGGCAAGGACGAGGCCGACGAACCGGACAGCCTCGCCGACGCGGTCCGGCGCAACGCCGCCGAGGTGGAGGACAAGCACGGCGTCCCGATCGAGGTCGTCGTGGTCGGCGACTGCCCCCTCGACGAGCGGATCGCCGCACAGATGCAGGCCGCGCGCGAGGCGATGGTGAACGCCGCCAAGTACGGTGGCGAGGGCGGCGCCGTGCAGGTCTACGCCGAAGTCGAGGGCAGGACGGTCTTCGTGTCCGTCCGTGACCGCGGTCCGGGCTTCGATCTCGATTCGATACCCGCCGACCGCATGGGCGTCAGAGAATCGATCATCGGCCGCATGGAACGCAACGGCGGTACGGCACGGCTGCGGTCGGCGCCGGACGGCGGCACGGAGGTCGAGCTGGAGATGGAGAGGGCGGAGAAGACGTCATGA
- a CDS encoding LuxR C-terminal-related transcriptional regulator → MSDATEANGTAGAAEGGGAAAGRRVRVVLVDDHRMFRTGVQAEIGQTEQTGVEVVGEAADVDQAVTVITATRPEVVLLDVHLPGGGGVEVLRRCASLMADTERPVRFLALSVSDAAEDVIGVIRGGARGYVTKTITGTDLVDSVFRVQEGDAVFSPRLAGFVLDAFASTDAPPVDEDLDRLTQREREVLRLIARGYAYKEIAKQLFISVKTVESHVSAVLRKLQLSNRHELTRWATARRLV, encoded by the coding sequence ATGAGCGACGCGACCGAGGCGAACGGCACGGCGGGAGCTGCGGAGGGCGGCGGCGCGGCGGCCGGGCGTCGCGTCCGGGTGGTCCTCGTCGACGACCACCGGATGTTCCGTACGGGCGTCCAGGCCGAGATCGGCCAGACCGAGCAGACCGGCGTCGAGGTCGTCGGCGAGGCCGCGGACGTCGACCAGGCCGTCACGGTGATCACCGCGACCCGGCCCGAGGTGGTGCTCCTCGACGTCCATCTCCCGGGCGGCGGCGGTGTCGAAGTGCTGCGCCGTTGCGCCTCGTTGATGGCCGACACCGAGCGGCCGGTCCGCTTCCTCGCACTGTCCGTGTCGGACGCGGCGGAGGACGTGATCGGTGTGATCCGCGGCGGCGCCCGGGGCTATGTCACCAAGACGATCACCGGCACGGACCTGGTCGACTCCGTCTTCCGTGTCCAGGAGGGCGACGCCGTCTTCTCCCCGCGACTGGCCGGCTTCGTCCTCGATGCCTTCGCCTCCACGGACGCCCCGCCGGTCGACGAGGACCTGGACCGCCTCACCCAGCGGGAGCGGGAGGTGCTGCGGCTGATCGCCCGCGGCTACGCGTACAAGGAGATCGCCAAGCAGCTCTTCATCTCGGTGAAGACGGTCGAGTCCCATGTCTCGGCGGTCCTGAGGAAACTCCAGCTGTCCAACCGGCACGAACTGACCCGGTGGGCGACGGCACGTCGGCTGGTGTGA